A genomic window from Armatimonadota bacterium includes:
- a CDS encoding DUF1800 domain-containing protein codes for MGVTLRRFRPTASDPWDQVKAAHLLNRAGFGGTPEEVARLAALPVEAAVEELLNFESVPESFPAPDFTELHGMEDELRRLRRDRAPEAALRSMVQRINRANIVKFQELRRSWVRRMIETRRPLQEKLVLFWHGHLVSGLPETRVAEHMAMQLELFRRMAAGNFKELILAVSRDPAMLSYLDNNTNRKGKPNENYARELLELFTMGVGHYTEQDVREAARAFTGWTFVGNEFVFRRDQHDDGVKTFLGRTGNWDGTDIIDIIFEHPATARFLPRKLWAFFAYPSPEESVVEALAAEFRRQRWEIKPVLRMIFLSEAFFSPQAIRSRIKSPAELVVGAVRLTGATVPDEALVRAMDLMGQRLLYPPNVGGWPQGRRWINTATVLVRYNLGGLLLYGTMPGMPRRRAAPGPVDHLLDADRIRTAGDVVDQLVARFLQSPLDGRRRWALLRAFGTNREDTPWRPDGVASRAQLRSAAHLIMSMPEFQLH; via the coding sequence ATGGGCGTCACACTGCGCAGATTTCGACCGACCGCCTCCGACCCGTGGGATCAGGTCAAGGCGGCGCATCTGTTGAACCGCGCCGGTTTCGGCGGCACGCCGGAGGAGGTGGCGCGTCTGGCGGCCCTGCCGGTGGAGGCCGCCGTCGAGGAACTCCTGAACTTCGAAAGCGTGCCGGAATCGTTCCCCGCCCCCGACTTCACCGAACTGCATGGGATGGAGGACGAGCTGCGGCGGTTGCGGCGGGACCGGGCACCGGAGGCCGCGCTGCGCTCCATGGTCCAGCGGATCAACCGGGCCAACATCGTCAAGTTCCAGGAGCTGCGGAGGTCCTGGGTGCGCCGCATGATCGAGACCCGCCGGCCGCTGCAGGAGAAGCTCGTCCTCTTCTGGCACGGGCACCTGGTCTCCGGGCTGCCCGAGACGCGCGTCGCCGAGCACATGGCGATGCAGCTGGAACTGTTCCGCCGCATGGCGGCGGGCAACTTCAAGGAGCTCATCCTCGCCGTTTCCCGCGATCCGGCGATGCTGAGCTACCTGGACAACAACACCAACCGCAAAGGGAAGCCCAACGAGAACTACGCCCGGGAGCTGCTCGAGCTGTTCACCATGGGCGTCGGCCACTACACCGAGCAGGACGTGAGGGAAGCGGCCCGCGCCTTCACGGGATGGACCTTCGTCGGCAACGAGTTCGTCTTCCGGCGCGACCAGCACGACGACGGGGTCAAGACCTTCCTGGGGCGCACGGGGAATTGGGACGGGACCGACATCATCGACATCATCTTCGAGCACCCGGCCACGGCCCGCTTCCTGCCCCGGAAGCTGTGGGCGTTCTTTGCCTATCCCTCGCCGGAGGAGAGCGTGGTGGAGGCGCTGGCGGCGGAGTTCCGCCGCCAGCGCTGGGAGATCAAGCCGGTGCTGCGGATGATCTTCCTCTCCGAGGCGTTCTTCTCGCCGCAGGCCATCCGCAGCCGGATCAAGAGCCCGGCCGAGCTGGTCGTCGGCGCCGTCCGCCTGACCGGCGCGACGGTCCCCGACGAGGCGCTGGTGCGGGCGATGGACCTCATGGGTCAGCGGCTGCTGTACCCGCCCAACGTCGGAGGCTGGCCGCAGGGGCGAAGGTGGATCAATACGGCCACGGTGCTCGTCCGCTACAATCTCGGCGGGCTGCTGCTGTACGGAACGATGCCCGGGATGCCCCGCCGGCGCGCGGCCCCGGGGCCGGTGGATCATCTCCTCGACGCCGACCGGATAAGGACCGCCGGGGACGTCGTCGATCAACTCGTGGCCCGCTTCCTCCAGAGTCCGCTGGACGGCCGACGGCGCTGGGCACTGCTGCGCGCCTTCGGGACAAACCGCGAGGACACCCCGTGGCGGCCGGACGGGGTGGCGTCCCGGGCGCAACTGCGCAGCGCCGCGCACCTGATCATGAGCATGCCCGAGTTCCAGCTGCACTGA